A genomic region of Papaver somniferum cultivar HN1 chromosome 7, ASM357369v1, whole genome shotgun sequence contains the following coding sequences:
- the LOC113292861 gene encoding N-terminal acetyltransferase B complex catalytic subunit NAA20-like, translating into MTSIRPFTFTDIQKISTMGLDASTPIHPDQSYFLYSLSNYQTACFVAEGPDGTIMGYIKGNLKEIKDGDVTCKCGSIIGVYVNDEHRKQGVATLLIEELNGLHQSMGAIWSLVRVPKKNNPASKLFNKLGYVSSNKGRSCFDEDDGADGEIYGERKKLEKLLGDGKPFEGSVSGSLKDLHI; encoded by the exons ATGACGTCAATTCGACCATTCACTTTCACGGATATTCAGAAAATTTCAACCATGGGCCTTGATGCAAGCACCCCCATA CATCCTGATCAATCCTACTTCTTATATTCGCTAAGCAACTATCAAACTGCGTGCTTTGTTGCAGAAGGTCCTGATGGTACCATAATGGGTTATA TTAAAGGGAATTTGAAGGAGATTAAAGATGGTGATGTTACTTGTAAATGTGGTTCAATAATTGGAGTTTATGTTAACGATGAACATCGAAAACAAGGCGTGGCGACATTGCTGATAGAAGAGCTTAATGGTCTGCACCAATCTATGGG AGCAATCTGGTCTTTAGTTAGGGTGCCAAAGAAAAATAATCCTGCCTCAAAATTGTTCAACAAG CTCGGGTATGTTTCCTCTAACAAAGGGCGGAGTTGCTTTGATGAGGACGATGGAGCAGACGGTGAAATATATGGAGAACGAAAGA AACTAGAGAAACTTTTGGGCGATGGGAAACCTTTCGAGGGCTCTGTCTCAGGATCTCTTAAGGATCTACACATCTAA